A DNA window from Calliphora vicina chromosome 1, idCalVici1.1, whole genome shotgun sequence contains the following coding sequences:
- the LOC135949315 gene encoding uncharacterized protein LOC135949315 has protein sequence MQPLPVRKDAMDKKESCPMYPVGGFIISGDPTPTAMVTGCGESNATVTQASQVITPGQTSLHATGVAGGQSGIPRLAECKKQKAIGGSVTSGEVPLDFSPSTSKAAKALTVKTVKTLASGASGGEATKSLLSGVSHMPTVRSGSVMESSCPEAAPPPANSGSESSLRHKNPARRAATTRRSAIRFIEALGSKKAEELTKEQQASLSWAIAHIAGLKSVPPSAESSAVPKRQRSEEDVTIKSQQPGPKRPKAAQRSLAKSFSEIVKDNLVRAVIDRSVNDGSISQSNWDMVKQKLVGVFWKVLKENSGTPPQCDDAGWYQGHVKLMSCVDERSALLLKTAVASLGEVWPGSRLEVVSVSEIPRKPRSIAKIPAEPSSPEEILEILQCCNPQLPTNDWKVVKVTDAEGSSRKAIVVLNKDSLGPLRKTQGKVYYGFGTIILRVYRSDNKDDTSSEDVKPMPSEEDMECNDAAGPIDIEDTNSVSELVGTFFERMDEAVDEDALLNSDQEDADVTVVQIEHGEGDANKPSPL, from the coding sequence ATGCAACCTTTACCTGTCCGTAAGGACGCCATGGATAAAAAGGAATCATGCCCCATGTACCCGGTCGGGGGCTTCATAATCTCCGGGGACCCTACTCCCACAGCGATGGTAACGGGCTGTGGTGAGTCGAATGCTACTGTGACCCAGGCTAGTCAGGTGATAACACCGGGCCAGACTAGTCTGCATGCTACTGGTGTCGCAGGAGGTCAATCTGGTATACCCAGATTGGCtgaatgtaaaaaacaaaaagcaattGGTGGTAGTGTCACAAGCGGCGAGGTACCTCTGGACTTCTCTCCAAGTACCTCCAAAGCTGCTAAAGCCCTAACCGTCAAGACGGTTAAAACCCTTGCCTCGGGTGCCTCTGGGGGGGAAGCGACTAAGTCGCTCCTCTCAGGCGTTTCCCATATGCCAACTGTGCGATCAGGGTCTGTGATGGAATCCTCCTGCCCTGAAGCCGCACCACCCCCTGCCAACTCCGGCTCTGAAAGCAGTCTAAGGCATAAAAATCCTGCCAGAAGGGCTGCTACCACCAGGCGTTCCGCCATTCGCTTCATTGAGGCTCTTGGCTCTAAAAAAGCCGAGGAACTCACAAAGGAGCAACAGGCTTCCCTCTCTTGGGCGATAGCTCACATTGCTGGTCTCAAGTCCGTCCCTCCCTCTGCTGAGTCATCAGCGGTGCCTAAACGGCAACGTTCAGAGGAGGACGTGACAATTAAGAGCCAGCAACCGGGTCCGAAAAGGCCTAAAGCGGCACAACGATCTCTAGCTAAGTCCTTTAGCGAGATTGTCAAAGACAATCTCGTTAGGGCGGTTATAGATCGAAGTGTCAATGACGGATCCATATCTCAATCAAATTGGGATATGGTGAAGCAAAAACTGGTAGGGGTGTTTTGGAAAGTTCTCAAAGAGAACTCAGGCACTCCTCCTCAATGCGATGACGCTGGTTGGTACCAGGGTCACGTTAAACTCATGTCTTGTGTGGATGAACGCTCAGCGTTGCTACTCAAGACTGCCGTCGCATCGTTGGGCGAAGTATGGCCGGGATCTAGGCTTGAGGTGGTATCGGTGAGTGAGATACCCCGAAAGCCTAGATCCATAGCTAAAATACCAGCTGAGCCATCTAGCCCGGAGGAGATCTTGGAGATCCTCCAGTGCTGTAACCCACAGCTTCCAACTAACGACTGGAAAGTTGTCAAGGTTACTGATGCTGAGGGATCTTCCAGAAAGGCGATCGTCGTCCTGAATAAGGACTCCTTGGGGCCGCTAAGGAAGACACAAGGGAAGGTGTACTATGGATTTGGTACGATCATCCTGCGTGTCTACCGTAGCGACAACAAGGACGATACCTCCTCAGAGGATGTAAAACCCATGCCCTCGGAAGAGGACATGGAATGCAATGACGCCGCTGGTCCAATCGACATTGAAGATACCAACTCTGTCTCCGAACTGGTTGGTACCTTCTTTGAACGGATGGACGAGGCGGTGGACGAGGACGCCCTCCTGAATTCTGACCAGGAGGACGCCGACGTCACCGTTGTACAAATTGAGCATGGTGAAGGTGACGCAAATaaaccttcaccactctaa